Below is a window of Helicobacteraceae bacterium DNA.
TCATTTATATTCTCCTTAAAAGTCTATTCGTCCAAATCAAAAGTAACATTGATATCGCCGGTATTTTTAAAAACTTCAACACCCGAATCAATCCGCCCGATTTTTTGCATACCAAAACGCTCGCTATTTTACGTAATAGAAACGCCATGTTTTGTCCTAAGTTTTTCATGTTGGCTATGCCTTCCTCATCCTGCCGAACATCGCCCGGATTTGTACCGTAGGCCATGTTCCAGTAAGTGGAACCGACCGCAAGAGAGTTAGTTTTCCGTATTATCAACCTTGTAGCCGCCGCCAAGCGCTTTATACAGCTCTACTTGAGCGGCGATGTTTTCGGATTCCGCGCCGTTTAGGTTGAGCTGCGCGGTAAGCAGATCGGTTTCCGCGTCGATCACGGCTATATAGTCGCTGTAGCCCGCTTCGTATTGCTCTTTGGTAAGTTTCAGCGCTTGGCGCAGATATGACGCCTGCTCCTTGAGTTGCGTAAGGCGGGCGGCGGCTTGCTCCCTGCGGCTTAGCGCGTCTTTTACCTCGCTGAAGGCGGTTGCCACGCTCTTTTGGTACTGCGCGATCGCGATCTCTTTCGCCGCGCGCGCCGAATCGACCTGCGCGCCAATGCGCCCGAACGAGAAAATCGGCAGATTGATCCCGATCCCAGCTCTCGCGCTTTGCGACTCGCTATCAAACAGATCGCCAAGCTCGGCGCTCCCAAATCCAGCCGTCCCCGTGAGCGAAATGGAGGGCAGATATTGCGCTCTAGCCGATCCGATCGAGTAGTTAGCCGCCTTTAACTCCTCTTCGGCGGCTTGAATGTCCGGACGGCGCAAGATCAGATCGCTAGGCAGATTGGCGCTTGGAAGCGCGCTGGAGGGAAATCTGCCATTAAGCTTGGCTTTTTCCTCAAAAATCGCCTTAGGCGTTCGCCCAAGCAAAATAGCAAAAGCGTTCTGCGCCGCCTCTTTTTGGCGCTTAATATCGATTAGCTGCGCTCTCGTGCCGTTTAGATTCGCCGCTACCTGACTTAGGATCAGCTCGGTTAGCGCTCCCGCTTTGGCTTGCGATTTTCTAAGCGCGTAGGCTCGCTCTTTGCCCTGCAACATCTCCTCTATATCGCGCTCGTTGTAGGTCAGCGCGAGCAGAGCGTAATAACTCTCAATCGCGCCGCTGATCAGCGAAAGCCTGATCGACTCCTGCGTGGCTTGCATAGCCAGCAGTTGCGAGAGCGCCGATTTTTTGCTATCGCCAAGCCTAGACCACAGATCAACCTCGTAACTAAGCGTTCCGCTCAAAGCGAAGCTGTCGCTATCGATAAACTTGGAGCTGTCCGTCGGATCGCGCCTCCATGCGCGAGCGCCTTCGCCCGAAGCCGAGAAATTCGGATAGCGCTGCGCCTTCGCCAACCCCAGAGCGGCGCGCGCGCGCGCCACGTTGCCCGCCGCGATCGCCAGATCGTAGTTGCGTTCTAAAGCCTCTTTTACGATCTCGTTGAGACTAGGATCGTTAAAACCCTCCCACCACGAATTGCCGATTTGCACGGCGTCGCTCGCGTTTGCGGGCAGTTCGTTTTTCGGCGCGACATAATTGGGCGCCAGCGAGCAACCGCAGAGAAAGAAAACGGTCGTCAATAATATAGAGAGGTTACGCATTGGCGCCCTTTTTGAACAATTTCGCAAAAAAGTCTCCTATCTTGCCCATATGGACATAAAACAACGGGATGTAAAAGACCGCGATAAAGGTCGCGGCGAGCATACCGCCGATCACGCCCGTGCCGATCGAGTGGCGAGAGGCTTCGCCCGCGCCGGAGCTAATAGCGAGCGGCAACACGCCCAGCATAAACGCGAGCGAGGTCATAATGATCGGGCGAAATCGCAGTTTCGCCGCCTCGATCGCCGCCTCGACGTGTCCGTAACCTTCCTCGCGCTTGTTCATCGCAAACTCGATAATAAGAATGGCGTTTTTCGCCGCAAGGGCGATCAGCACCACAAGCCCTATCTGAAAATAGATGTCGTTGTTAAGCCCTCTAAGCGCCACGGCGCAAATCGCGCCGAATACGGCAAACGGCACCGCCGCGACGACGGCAAGCGGCATTAGCCAGCGCTCGTATAGCCCCGCTAGGATTAAAAACACCAGTATTACGCCAAATACGAAGGCTTGGATGCCCGTGCCGCTCATCGCTTTTTCCTGATAAGAGCTACCAGACCACGCGAGCGTGTAACCTTCGGGCAATATCTTGGCGGCTATCTCCTCGATCGCCTCGATCGCCGCGCCGCTGCTGATCCCCGCTTTTGGCTCGCCCGTGATCTGCGCGCTATTGAACAGGTTGAAGCGTTGCACGACGTCCGGTCCCAACACGCGATTTACCGTTACTA
It encodes the following:
- a CDS encoding efflux transporter outer membrane subunit, which produces MRNLSILLTTVFFLCGCSLAPNYVAPKNELPANASDAVQIGNSWWEGFNDPSLNEIVKEALERNYDLAIAAGNVARARAALGLAKAQRYPNFSASGEGARAWRRDPTDSSKFIDSDSFALSGTLSYEVDLWSRLGDSKKSALSQLLAMQATQESIRLSLISGAIESYYALLALTYNERDIEEMLQGKERAYALRKSQAKAGALTELILSQVAANLNGTRAQLIDIKRQKEAAQNAFAILLGRTPKAIFEEKAKLNGRFPSSALPSANLPSDLILRRPDIQAAEEELKAANYSIGSARAQYLPSISLTGTAGFGSAELGDLFDSESQSARAGIGINLPIFSFGRIGAQVDSARAAKEIAIAQYQKSVATAFSEVKDALSRREQAAARLTQLKEQASYLRQALKLTKEQYEAGYSDYIAVIDAETDLLTAQLNLNGAESENIAAQVELYKALGGGYKVDNTEN